Proteins encoded within one genomic window of Thioploca ingrica:
- a CDS encoding ADP-ribose pyrophosphatase — MNYCSHCGSARLVLKVPAGDCLPRYVCEDCHTIYYQNPKIVTGCIPEWEDKILLCKRAIEPRYGLWTLPAGFMENKETLEQAAKRETWEEAKANVNQLSLYTVFSLPHISQVYIMFRASLGDLTFAPGYESLEVQLFTQDEIPWENLAFPVIHRTLTYYFQDRAKGEFSLHLEQIVPA, encoded by the coding sequence ATGAATTATTGTAGTCATTGCGGTTCAGCCCGCTTAGTGCTGAAAGTGCCAGCCGGAGATTGTTTACCTCGTTATGTGTGTGAAGATTGCCACACGATTTATTATCAAAATCCTAAAATTGTTACTGGTTGTATTCCAGAATGGGAAGATAAAATTCTTTTGTGTAAACGTGCGATTGAACCACGTTATGGATTATGGACATTACCGGCTGGTTTTATGGAAAATAAGGAAACACTTGAACAAGCCGCTAAGCGTGAAACTTGGGAGGAAGCTAAAGCCAATGTTAATCAACTGAGCTTATATACCGTATTTAGCTTACCTCATATTAGTCAAGTCTATATTATGTTTCGTGCTAGTTTAGGCGATCTGACCTTTGCACCGGGTTATGAAAGTTTGGAGGTACAATTATTTACTCAAGATGAAATTCCTTGGGAAAATCTCGCTTTTCCAGTTATACATCGGACTTTAACCTATTACTTTCAAGATCGTGCGAAAGGAGAATTTTCTTTGCATCTGGAGCAAATTGTGCCCGCTTAA
- a CDS encoding tellurite resistance protein TehB — protein sequence MERIDKWNNRYQTTIPLPPPCQVLANYTHLLPATGTALDLACGLGANALLLAQHGLETFAWDYAQAAITRLQSEAQSQQLHIQTEIRDVVTRPPQPATFDVIVICHFLARQLAPALIAALKPKGLLFYQTFARTTVTACGPCNPEFRLAEGELLQLFQALQPLIYHEEKDIGDTTQGLRNEVLLIAQKN from the coding sequence ATGGAACGAATAGATAAATGGAACAATCGCTACCAAACTACTATTCCTTTGCCTCCGCCTTGTCAGGTATTAGCTAACTATACGCATTTATTACCGGCAACCGGCACGGCTTTAGATTTAGCTTGTGGTTTAGGCGCTAATGCCCTGTTATTGGCTCAGCATGGTTTAGAAACCTTTGCGTGGGACTATGCGCAAGCCGCTATTACCCGATTACAAAGTGAAGCACAAAGTCAACAGTTACACATTCAGACTGAAATACGAGATGTCGTTACTAGGCCACCTCAACCGGCTACTTTTGATGTCATTGTTATTTGTCATTTTTTAGCTAGACAGTTAGCACCGGCACTGATAGCCGCTTTGAAGCCAAAAGGTTTGTTATTTTATCAGACCTTTGCACGCACTACCGTAACCGCTTGTGGTCCCTGCAATCCTGAATTTCGTTTAGCTGAGGGTGAATTACTGCAATTGTTTCAAGCATTACAGCCGCTTATTTACCATGAGGAAAAAGATATCGGTGACACGACGCAAGGATTACGTAACGAAGTTTTGCTGATTGCCCAAAAAAATTAA
- a CDS encoding FkbM family methyltransferase: MIKQYPLREYVAHLFINTPFEEHAFWLKKIIKRMKFNRQKHPELEKLRREFSLTRPVMQRLIQDPMNCIDVGAHLGSVLSQILKFSPHGNHIAIEPVPYKAQWLREKFPTVEVHQVAVSDAPSIANFHYYLHQSGFSGLQAREPLNSQNEIQFTVKCERLDDLIPADKSIDFIKVDIEGNEFNFFRGAQQTLQRCQPHILFECTRSNLRSFNLQPIEIFDFLTQHHYAVFFLEDWFNANKPLDIEQFSNAIMHYPFQAFNFLATQRAK; the protein is encoded by the coding sequence ATGATAAAACAATATCCTTTAAGAGAATATGTGGCGCATCTTTTTATTAATACTCCCTTTGAGGAGCACGCTTTTTGGCTAAAAAAGATAATCAAGCGAATGAAATTCAACCGTCAGAAACATCCAGAGTTAGAAAAATTACGCAGAGAATTCTCTCTAACCCGACCAGTAATGCAACGTCTCATTCAAGATCCGATGAATTGCATTGATGTCGGTGCTCATTTGGGTTCGGTGCTAAGTCAAATACTCAAATTTTCACCTCATGGCAACCATATCGCTATTGAACCGGTTCCCTACAAAGCACAATGGCTGCGAGAAAAATTTCCGACCGTAGAAGTTCATCAAGTCGCGGTGAGTGATGCACCCAGTATAGCCAATTTCCATTATTATCTTCACCAATCCGGTTTTAGTGGACTTCAAGCTAGAGAACCATTAAACAGTCAGAATGAAATTCAATTTACAGTGAAATGTGAACGACTAGATGATCTGATACCGGCGGATAAATCGATAGATTTTATCAAAGTGGATATAGAAGGTAATGAATTCAATTTTTTTCGTGGCGCTCAACAAACTTTGCAACGATGTCAACCTCATATCTTGTTCGAATGCACCCGTAGTAACTTAAGGTCTTTTAATTTACAACCAATTGAAATCTTCGATTTTTTAACACAACATCACTATGCCGTGTTTTTCCTGGAAGATTGGTTTAATGCTAACAAACCATTAGATATTGAACAATTCTCAAACGCTATTATGCATTATCCCTTTCAGGCTTTTAACTTTTTAGCTACTCAAAGAGCTAAGTAG
- a CDS encoding FkbM family methyltransferase produces MIKQYPFREYVAHLFINTPFEEHAFRLRKIIKRMKFNHQKRPELEKIYRELTLTQPVMQRLIQDSMNCIDVGAHLGSMLSQILKLSPHGNHIAIEPIPYKAQWLREKFPTVEVHQVAVSDAPSIANFHYYPQKSGFSGLQARKKLSSNEIQFTVKCERLDDLITTDRHIDFIKVDVEGNEFNFFRGAQQTLQRCQPHILFVCTHGGLISSGVEPSEIFAQLTQYHYSIFFLEDWLNAKQPLDVERFSNAIMCYPYQAYRFLATRPA; encoded by the coding sequence ATGATAAAACAATATCCTTTCAGAGAATATGTGGCGCATCTGTTTATTAATACTCCCTTTGAGGAGCACGCTTTTCGGCTAAGAAAGATAATCAAGCGAATGAAATTTAACCATCAGAAACGTCCGGAGTTAGAAAAAATATACAGAGAACTCACCCTAACCCAGCCGGTAATGCAACGTCTCATTCAAGATTCGATGAATTGCATTGATGTTGGCGCTCATTTGGGTTCGATGCTAAGTCAAATCCTCAAACTTTCACCTCATGGCAACCATATCGCTATTGAACCGATTCCTTACAAAGCACAATGGTTGCGAGAGAAATTTCCGACGGTAGAAGTTCATCAGGTCGCTGTGAGTGATGCACCCAGTATAGCTAATTTCCATTATTATCCTCAAAAATCCGGTTTTAGTGGACTTCAAGCTAGAAAAAAATTAAGTAGTAATGAAATTCAATTTACGGTGAAATGTGAACGACTAGATGATCTAATCACTACCGATAGACATATTGATTTTATCAAAGTGGATGTAGAAGGTAATGAATTCAATTTCTTTCGTGGCGCTCAACAAACTTTGCAACGATGTCAACCTCATATTTTATTTGTTTGTACTCATGGTGGCTTAATCTCTTCTGGGGTAGAGCCCAGTGAAATTTTTGCTCAATTAACACAATATCATTATTCAATATTTTTCCTGGAAGATTGGCTTAATGCTAAACAACCCTTAGATGTTGAACGGTTCTCTAATGCGATTATGTGCTATCCCTATCAAGCCTATCGGTTTTTGGCTACTCGACCGGCATAA
- a CDS encoding Heat shock protein Hsp90 encodes MTVETHKETLGFQTEIKQLLNLMIHSLYSNKEIFLRELISNASDAADKLRFEALSDDGLYEGDSNLKIWISFDKEARTITIRDNGIGMSREEVISNIGTIAKSGTQEFFKALTGDQAKDTQLIGQFGVGFYSSFIVADKVTLLTRRAGLASSHGVKWESSGEGDYTIETTEYPQHGTEVTLHLKTEEDEFLSDYRLQGIIRKYSDHITLPIIMPKITTDDKDKNNTTIEEEVVNSAKALWTRAKHEITEEEYTEFYKHVAHDFDAPLTYIHNKVEGSNEYTTLFFIPARAPFDLWDRNNRRGVKLYVRRVFIMDDNEKLLPPYLRFIRGIIDSNDLPLNISREILQHNKQIEAIRSGSVKKILSALENMAKNEPEKYATVWKEFGKVLKEGLVDDYSNKQRIAKLLRFSTTNDDNPVQAISLEDYVGRMKEGQEKIYYITAENFSAAKNSPHLEIFRKKGVEVLLLSDQIDEWLGTHLNEFEGKSLQSVTKGQLDLGHLENEEEKQATAKASDQFKPIVERIKNTLGEKVKEVRVTHRLTTSPACLVADEHAMDASLERLLKSAGQPIMGNKPIMEINPEHLIIKALKEETDEKRFNDWVFILFDQALLSEGGQLDDPGAFVKRLNEMFISMGNLSPRIITLS; translated from the coding sequence ATGACTGTTGAAACACATAAAGAAACACTTGGTTTTCAAACTGAAATCAAACAATTACTGAATTTAATGATCCATTCCTTATACAGTAACAAGGAAATTTTTCTACGTGAACTGATCTCGAATGCTTCGGATGCGGCTGACAAGCTTCGGTTTGAAGCGTTATCAGATGATGGTTTATATGAAGGCGATAGCAACTTAAAAATTTGGATCAGCTTTGATAAAGAAGCACGGACAATCACCATCCGTGATAATGGGATTGGTATGTCGCGTGAAGAAGTGATCAGTAATATTGGTACCATTGCAAAATCCGGTACGCAGGAATTTTTTAAAGCTTTAACGGGCGATCAAGCGAAAGATACTCAATTGATTGGACAATTTGGCGTCGGATTTTATTCCTCATTTATTGTCGCTGATAAAGTGACTTTGCTTACTCGGCGGGCTGGTTTAGCTAGCTCACATGGTGTCAAGTGGGAATCCAGCGGTGAGGGAGATTATACCATTGAAACAACTGAGTACCCACAACATGGTACCGAAGTCACTCTTCACCTGAAAACGGAAGAAGATGAATTTTTATCAGATTATCGGTTACAGGGTATCATTAGAAAATACTCTGATCATATCACTTTACCGATTATCATGCCCAAGATCACCACAGATGATAAAGATAAAAATAACACCACGATTGAAGAAGAAGTGGTTAATTCTGCCAAAGCATTATGGACCCGAGCTAAACACGAAATTACTGAAGAAGAATATACTGAATTTTACAAACATGTTGCTCATGACTTCGACGCGCCTTTAACTTATATTCATAATAAAGTCGAGGGCAGCAACGAATATACCACCTTGTTCTTCATTCCGGCACGTGCACCTTTTGATTTATGGGATCGTAACAACCGTCGTGGCGTGAAATTATATGTACGACGGGTGTTTATTATGGATGATAACGAGAAATTGTTACCACCTTACTTACGATTTATTCGGGGTATCATTGATAGTAATGATTTACCTTTGAATATCTCGCGGGAAATTCTGCAACATAACAAGCAAATTGAAGCAATTCGCTCTGGCTCAGTCAAGAAAATCCTAAGTGCCTTAGAAAATATGGCTAAGAACGAGCCAGAAAAATATGCTACCGTGTGGAAGGAATTTGGTAAAGTACTTAAAGAAGGTCTTGTTGATGACTATAGTAACAAGCAACGAATTGCAAAACTGCTGAGATTCTCAACAACCAACGATGACAATCCAGTTCAAGCGATTTCATTAGAAGATTATGTTGGACGCATGAAGGAAGGACAGGAAAAGATTTACTACATCACCGCTGAAAACTTCTCTGCGGCTAAAAATAGTCCTCATCTAGAAATCTTCCGTAAAAAAGGGGTTGAGGTTTTATTACTTTCGGATCAAATTGATGAATGGTTGGGAACTCACCTCAACGAATTTGAAGGTAAATCGTTACAATCCGTTACCAAAGGTCAATTGGACTTAGGTCATTTAGAAAATGAAGAAGAAAAGCAAGCCACCGCCAAAGCTTCTGACCAATTCAAACCCATTGTTGAACGTATCAAAAATACTTTAGGAGAGAAAGTTAAAGAAGTCCGTGTTACTCACCGACTAACGACTTCACCCGCTTGCTTAGTCGCGGACGAACATGCGATGGATGCGAGTTTAGAACGGTTACTGAAATCGGCGGGGCAACCTATTATGGGCAACAAACCCATTATGGAAATTAACCCAGAGCATCTCATCATTAAAGCATTGAAAGAAGAAACGGATGAGAAGCGTTTTAACGATTGGGTATTTATCTTATTTGATCAAGCTTTACTGAGCGAAGGTGGACAATTAGATGATCCCGGTGCCTTTGTTAAACGGTTGAATGAGATGTTTATTTCGATGGGCAATTTATCTCCAAGAATTATTACCTTAAGTTAA
- a CDS encoding cell cycle protein MesJ, which produces MNDTANLGTHLVEILRNYLDTQRIWVAYSGGLDSHVLLHAVAQLRPQLAEQELRAVHIHHGLHPQADYWAQHCQAVCQALAIPCEIIRVQVRRASRESLEANARTARYQAIAQLLSPEEVVLTAQHADDQAETVLLQLLRGAGVAGLAAMPPVTRLASGWLIRPLLNYTRVQLYAYAQQAQLQWIEDSSNTDIQFDRNFLRHQIIPRLQQRWPSVSYTLSRTARYQAEAHELVQSLAQIDWETCRTNHLTQLNLMALSALNLVRQRNVIRYWLSQCQCPIPSSAQLQQILQSCLPAKIDQQPVVCWPGVEIRRYRQLLFVMSPLPPQPMNSSQLTWLLPQPLALPLGQLTAVRIQGRGLALPSGTALQVRFRQGGEIFHWRGHQRVVKKLLQTLQLPPWQRPFIPLIYLNNTLVAIPQIGVQDELRAPAGQAGWEMQWQFPADY; this is translated from the coding sequence ATGAATGACACTGCTAATTTAGGAACCCACCTCGTTGAGATCTTAAGGAATTACCTTGATACTCAACGAATTTGGGTTGCCTATAGCGGTGGTTTAGATTCTCATGTGTTGTTACATGCCGTAGCGCAATTACGTCCGCAATTAGCTGAACAAGAATTACGAGCCGTTCATATCCATCATGGATTACACCCGCAGGCAGATTATTGGGCTCAACATTGTCAAGCCGTTTGTCAAGCTTTAGCTATTCCCTGTGAAATTATTCGCGTTCAAGTTCGCAGAGCCTCCAGAGAAAGCTTAGAAGCCAATGCCCGCACGGCACGTTATCAAGCCATTGCACAATTGCTCTCCCCAGAAGAGGTGGTACTCACTGCACAACATGCCGATGATCAAGCCGAAACGGTATTATTACAATTACTCCGTGGCGCTGGCGTAGCCGGTTTAGCGGCGATGCCACCGGTTACTCGCTTAGCTTCAGGTTGGCTAATTCGCCCTTTGTTAAACTATACTCGTGTACAATTATATGCTTATGCACAACAAGCACAGTTACAGTGGATAGAAGATAGCAGTAATACCGATATCCAATTTGACCGCAATTTTCTCCGTCATCAAATTATTCCCAGGTTACAACAACGTTGGCCCAGTGTCAGTTATACTTTAAGTCGAACCGCCCGCTATCAAGCTGAAGCGCATGAATTGGTGCAAAGTTTAGCACAAATTGATTGGGAAACTTGTCGCACTAATCATCTGACTCAATTGAATTTAATGGCTTTATCCGCTCTCAATTTAGTTCGACAACGCAATGTGATACGATATTGGTTAAGTCAATGCCAATGTCCCATTCCTTCTAGTGCACAATTACAGCAAATTCTCCAAAGTTGTTTGCCCGCCAAAATCGATCAACAACCCGTGGTATGTTGGCCAGGTGTAGAAATTCGCCGCTATCGACAGTTATTATTCGTGATGTCACCATTACCGCCTCAACCGATGAATTCGTCCCAATTGACCTGGTTATTACCCCAACCGTTAGCTTTACCATTAGGACAATTAACCGCAGTTCGGATTCAAGGACGAGGACTGGCATTACCGAGTGGGACTGCGTTACAAGTTCGATTTCGACAAGGCGGTGAAATTTTTCACTGGCGTGGACACCAACGGGTGGTTAAAAAACTCTTACAAACGCTGCAATTACCGCCGTGGCAGAGACCTTTTATCCCATTGATTTATCTAAATAATACTTTAGTAGCAATACCACAGATTGGTGTTCAAGATGAATTGAGAGCACCAGCAGGACAAGCGGGGTGGGAAATGCAATGGCAGTTTCCTGCAGATTATTAA
- a CDS encoding uncharacterized membrane protein, giving the protein MKDWVKIGTLLTTRLAIFIRNGVVQLVQPKLNPLIAKTGLFFSKIIKIGLVMSILFSIMVIACNLWINIQTRDRLYSNVSEIPAKKVALLLGTVKWLRKGQVNRYFKYRIEAAVALYQAGKIQHIIASGDNRTRFYNEPREMKKSLIEQGIPPQAITLDYAGFRTLDSVVRCKEIFSQDDIIIISQPFHNKRALFISDFYGIKAIGFNAQSVPFRIDMKTRVREYFARLKAVLDLYILRTQPKFLGEKVHLPV; this is encoded by the coding sequence ATGAAAGACTGGGTAAAAATAGGGACATTGTTAACAACTCGATTGGCTATTTTTATTCGCAATGGGGTAGTTCAATTGGTTCAGCCAAAATTAAACCCTTTAATTGCAAAAACTGGCCTTTTTTTTAGCAAAATTATCAAAATTGGATTAGTTATGAGTATATTATTTAGTATTATGGTTATTGCTTGTAATTTGTGGATAAATATTCAGACCCGTGATCGACTTTACTCTAATGTCAGTGAAATTCCAGCTAAAAAAGTGGCTTTATTATTAGGCACAGTCAAATGGTTACGCAAGGGTCAAGTCAATCGCTATTTTAAATACCGAATTGAAGCGGCTGTTGCACTGTATCAAGCCGGTAAAATCCAGCATATTATTGCCAGTGGTGATAATCGCACTCGATTTTACAACGAACCCAGAGAAATGAAAAAATCGCTTATAGAACAAGGTATCCCTCCGCAAGCGATTACTTTAGATTATGCTGGGTTTCGGACTTTAGATTCAGTGGTGCGTTGTAAAGAAATTTTTTCCCAAGACGATATCATTATCATTTCTCAACCTTTTCATAATAAACGGGCTTTATTTATTAGTGACTTTTATGGTATTAAGGCTATCGGCTTTAATGCTCAAAGTGTCCCCTTTCGCATTGATATGAAAACCCGAGTGCGAGAATATTTCGCTCGTCTGAAAGCGGTATTAGATTTATATATTCTTAGAACTCAACCTAAATTTCTGGGAGAAAAAGTCCATCTTCCGGTCTAG
- a CDS encoding ATP-dependent helicase HrpA — MDIHQLQQLANICNDIMRCDQYRLQQQIRRYQTQCQAGHPLESKVVDPLMATIEKSLQQRQYRLLNLPKPQFPEELPVSDRREAIAAAIAEHPIIIVAGETGSGKTTQLPKICLSLGRGVAGMIGCTQPRRIAARSVASRVASELDSPLGHAVGYKVRFSDHISSNTYIKFMTDGILLAETQSDRFLEAYDTLIIDEAHERSLNIDFLLGYIKQLLPKRPDLKLIITSATIDTARFSAHFDNAPIIEVSGRTYPVEVRYRPLLQEQGDEDRDLTQGIVDAVDEITLHDRQADMLIFLSGEREIRETTEALRKHRLPNTEILPLYARLSAAEQNRVFTPGPQRRIILATNVAETSLTVPRIKAVIDSGLARISRYSVRNKVQRLPIEKIARSSADQRKGRCGRIAPGLCIRLYSGEDYSLRPEFTDPEILRTSLAAVILQMLALRLGDISDFPFLDPPNPRMIHDGFTLLAELGAVNEQRQLTEIGWQLSKLPIDPRIGRMILAAKQENCLNEVLIIASALSIQDPRERPLEAQQAADTAQQQFVDEQSDFLSFLKLWHFFQEQARHLSKNKFRQRCRDHFLSYLRLREWQDIHHQLITVVKESGWNINQIEADYDAIHRAILAGLLGNIACKSVDSDAYLGARNIKPYLHPGSGLFKKTPKWMMAAELVETTRLYARCIAKINVDWIEKIAGDLLCQHHYFEPHWEKKVAQVAAYEKVTLYGLTIVAKRKVNYGPIDPKLSREIFIRQALVEGDYDCPLTFFNHNRDLCSEIVELEHKARRQDILVDETQIYAFYDARLPNEIYSGKALEKWYKSAVRDNPRLLFLSREDLMQHAGERVTAQAFPDNIWLNGVSLPLHYHFEPNHHDDGVTVDIPLALLNQLPPQPFEWLVPGLLEEKIIALLRSLPKSLRKSFVPVPDVARDALATLTQPRVTFRAEGHFLELPKQSLYEALATYCQRRLGQPLPHNQVWGLETLPPHLLMNFRLLDNPNPTAATPQILATERDLVALQQHWGNHASTVCQREVAQESGLEQDHIDSWDFGDLPPQVNLTINGITVKGFPTLIDQETHVALRVLDNPQLAQQHFRSGLRRLFLLALPTKKLLKQMPIDHKLCLQYLKVGNCEQLKADMLAAIVDSLFLTDPLPTKQAEFEQRLTSGKQRLLTIAHEYAIQLAKVLVEYQALTEKLSSLASRTTTLPEIKQHLKHLIYDGFVKAISIEQLKHLPRYLKAIQIRLERLDQDPHKDAKKSAQLAPLWDDYWDYLAKQSTPQPELSVFRWMLEELRVSLFAPELKTAYPVSVQRLEKIWQTLQQSI, encoded by the coding sequence ATGGATATTCATCAGCTACAACAGTTAGCCAATATCTGCAACGATATTATGCGTTGTGATCAATATCGGTTACAACAACAAATCCGCCGCTACCAAACGCAATGCCAAGCGGGTCATCCCCTTGAATCGAAAGTTGTTGACCCGTTAATGGCCACCATCGAAAAATCTTTACAACAACGCCAATATCGGTTGCTCAATTTACCGAAACCGCAATTTCCGGAAGAATTACCCGTCAGTGACAGACGCGAAGCCATTGCGGCTGCCATTGCTGAACACCCCATCATTATTGTCGCTGGTGAAACCGGTTCTGGTAAAACCACCCAATTGCCAAAAATTTGCTTATCCTTAGGGCGTGGGGTTGCGGGGATGATCGGGTGTACACAGCCGAGGCGAATTGCTGCTCGCAGTGTGGCTAGTCGGGTTGCCAGTGAGTTGGATAGTCCTTTAGGTCATGCAGTAGGTTATAAAGTGCGTTTTAGTGACCATATCAGTTCGAATACTTACATTAAATTTATGACGGATGGGATTTTGTTAGCTGAAACCCAAAGTGACCGTTTTTTGGAAGCGTATGACACCCTGATTATTGATGAAGCGCATGAGCGGAGTTTAAACATCGATTTTTTATTAGGCTATATCAAACAGTTATTACCGAAACGTCCCGATTTAAAACTGATTATCACCTCTGCTACCATTGATACGGCTCGTTTCTCTGCCCATTTTGATAATGCACCGATTATTGAAGTCTCCGGGCGGACTTATCCGGTGGAAGTGCGTTACCGCCCGCTGTTGCAAGAACAAGGCGACGAAGATCGTGACCTGACTCAAGGGATTGTGGATGCGGTTGATGAAATCACTTTACATGATCGCCAAGCGGATATGCTGATTTTTTTAAGTGGTGAACGGGAAATCCGCGAAACGACTGAGGCTTTGCGCAAACATCGGCTACCAAACACCGAAATTTTACCTTTATATGCTCGCCTATCTGCCGCTGAGCAAAATCGAGTTTTTACCCCGGGACCACAGCGGCGTATTATTTTAGCCACTAATGTCGCTGAAACGTCGTTGACCGTACCGCGAATCAAAGCTGTCATTGACTCGGGTTTAGCTCGGATTAGTCGCTACAGTGTGCGCAATAAAGTCCAGCGGCTGCCTATCGAAAAAATTGCCCGTTCTAGTGCCGATCAACGCAAGGGACGTTGTGGACGCATTGCGCCAGGATTGTGTATTCGGCTTTATTCTGGTGAAGATTATAGTCTACGTCCCGAATTTACCGATCCGGAAATTTTGCGCACTTCGCTAGCCGCTGTTATTTTACAAATGCTCGCATTACGCTTAGGCGATATCAGTGATTTTCCCTTCCTTGATCCACCTAATCCGCGCATGATCCATGATGGTTTTACCTTGTTAGCGGAATTAGGCGCGGTCAATGAGCAGCGGCAATTAACCGAGATTGGTTGGCAACTCAGTAAACTACCGATTGACCCGCGAATTGGGCGAATGATTTTAGCGGCAAAACAAGAAAATTGCCTCAACGAAGTTTTGATCATCGCCAGTGCGCTAAGTATCCAAGATCCACGAGAACGTCCTCTGGAAGCACAACAAGCCGCTGATACCGCTCAACAACAATTTGTTGATGAACAATCCGATTTTTTAAGTTTCCTAAAATTATGGCATTTTTTTCAAGAACAAGCCAGACATCTCTCGAAAAATAAATTTCGACAACGCTGTCGAGATCATTTTTTATCCTATTTGCGGCTGCGGGAATGGCAAGATATCCATCACCAACTGATTACGGTAGTGAAAGAATCGGGCTGGAATATCAATCAAATCGAAGCCGACTATGACGCCATTCACCGTGCTATTCTGGCGGGATTATTAGGCAATATTGCTTGTAAAAGTGTCGATAGTGACGCTTATTTAGGTGCTCGTAATATCAAACCTTATCTTCATCCCGGCTCCGGTTTGTTTAAAAAAACACCCAAATGGATGATGGCGGCTGAATTAGTAGAAACCACCCGTTTATATGCGCGTTGCATTGCCAAAATCAATGTTGACTGGATAGAAAAAATAGCCGGGGACTTATTATGTCAGCATCATTATTTTGAGCCGCATTGGGAAAAGAAAGTCGCTCAAGTCGCTGCCTATGAAAAAGTGACTTTATACGGGTTAACTATCGTTGCTAAACGCAAAGTCAATTATGGTCCTATCGATCCAAAATTGTCTCGCGAAATTTTCATTCGTCAGGCTTTAGTAGAAGGTGATTACGATTGTCCGTTGACATTTTTTAACCACAACCGCGACTTATGCAGCGAAATTGTAGAATTAGAACATAAAGCACGCCGACAAGACATTTTAGTGGATGAAACCCAGATTTATGCTTTTTACGATGCGCGACTTCCCAACGAGATTTATAGCGGTAAAGCCCTGGAAAAATGGTATAAATCAGCAGTACGAGATAATCCACGCTTACTATTTCTAAGTCGTGAAGATTTAATGCAACATGCTGGCGAAAGGGTTACCGCCCAAGCATTTCCGGATAATATTTGGCTCAATGGCGTCAGTTTACCCCTTCATTATCATTTTGAACCTAATCATCATGATGATGGGGTGACGGTAGACATTCCCCTGGCTTTATTAAATCAACTGCCACCGCAACCGTTTGAATGGCTAGTACCAGGGTTACTCGAAGAAAAAATCATTGCTTTATTGCGAAGTTTGCCCAAATCTTTACGCAAATCCTTCGTTCCAGTACCGGATGTCGCCCGCGATGCCTTAGCAACCCTTACTCAACCACGTGTGACTTTTCGAGCCGAAGGTCATTTTTTAGAATTACCGAAACAATCCCTTTACGAAGCGTTAGCGACTTATTGTCAACGCCGCTTAGGTCAGCCTTTACCTCATAATCAAGTGTGGGGATTAGAGACTTTACCGCCCCATTTGTTAATGAATTTTCGTCTGCTTGACAATCCTAACCCAACTGCCGCTACGCCCCAAATTTTAGCCACTGAGCGAGATTTGGTCGCTTTACAACAACACTGGGGCAATCATGCGAGTACCGTCTGTCAACGTGAAGTAGCGCAAGAAAGTGGTTTAGAACAAGATCATATCGATAGCTGGGATTTTGGCGATTTACCGCCACAAGTTAATTTAACAATTAATGGGATTACGGTAAAAGGTTTTCCAACTTTAATTGATCAAGAAACTCATGTAGCCTTGCGCGTATTAGACAATCCTCAGCTTGCTCAACAGCACTTTCGGAGTGGGTTACGGCGGTTATTTTTATTAGCACTACCCACGAAAAAATTGCTTAAACAAATGCCAATTGATCATAAACTCTGTTTACAATACCTGAAAGTTGGGAATTGTGAACAACTCAAAGCCGATATGCTGGCTGCCATTGTGGATTCACTATTTTTAACTGACCCCTTACCCACGAAACAAGCCGAATTTGAACAACGCTTAACCAGTGGTAAACAACGCCTCCTAACAATTGCTCATGAATATGCCATTCAATTAGCGAAGGTTTTAGTAGAATACCAAGCGCTCACTGAAAAATTATCCTCTTTGGCTAGCCGCACGACGACTTTACCGGAAATTAAACAACACCTAAAACATTTAATCTACGATGGTTTTGTCAAAGCTATCTCGATTGAACAACTGAAGCACCTGCCGCGTTACCTCAAAGCCATTCAAATCCGCTTAGAACGACTCGATCAAGATCCACATAAAGATGCGAAAAAGTCGGCACAACTGGCACCACTTTGGGATGATTATTGGGATTACCTCGCTAAACAATCAACCCCGCAGCCAGAATTAAGCGTATTTCGTTGGATGTTAGAAGAATTGCGCGTATCTTTATTTGCCCCAGAATTAAAAACGGCTTATCCGGTTTCGGTACAGCGGCTGGAAAAAATTTGGCAAACGCTGCAGCAATCGATTTGA